DNA from Garra rufa chromosome 5, GarRuf1.0, whole genome shotgun sequence:
TGACATATTACTGGCGGTTTTATTTCGTAATATGCTATTTAAGTACCATATTGTGGCCGAGAATGTACCATATTATTCTGCTACCAGTAAACACAAGCTAAAACTGAACTGTACAGCAGACAACATAGGCGGCGCGTTATGATGACGTTATTTTGTGTAGCATTAcgtcatttcatatttattttccaGTGCTCTTTTACATCAAGAAATACGTTGATATGCTATgagtaaaagtaatgtaatgtaatgtaatgggATAATCATTGTTGACTCTTTTCATGTATTTGACTTAATACTATACTATTacgtttaaaatatattttaatatattttatggaTTATTTGGCATACTGTATTTTTCAGTAGCCCAACAGTTCTGGATTCATCATACGGTCATGGGTGACCTCTTGTGGTGAAATAATGAGCGTCATAGAGGTGCAGATTTTGGCCATATGAAAAAGGTTTGAGGTAGTTTGTTGtatgtaaataatgtaaatatgtacactaccagttaaaagcttttgaacagtaagatttttaatatatttttaaattcccttctgctcactaagcctgcatttatttgatccaaagaacagcaaaaacagtacaattttgaaatatttttactatttaaaatagcagtttttttattttattatattttaaaatgtaattaatgcctgtgatttcaaagctgaatttttagcatcattaccccagtcacacaatccttcagaaatcattctaatattccgatttgctgcttaaaaatattatgttgaaaacatctgagtagatttcaggtttctttgatgaatagaaagttcagaataacagaatttatctaaaatagaaaagtataattgtaaatgtctttatcgtcacgtttgatcaatttaaagaatccttgctaaataaaagtataataaaagtattaatttctatgaattaaatatactgacttcaagcttttgaacgctatagtgtataatgttaaaaaaaaatgtactttgaatcaaataaacgcaggcttggtaagcagaagagacttcttgaaAAATATATGGTGGTGTATATATTTATGAACCTAATTTTAGGTTACAAAGTCCAAATTCATTTTACCTGATCTTCAGAGAAAAGAAATCATGAGGAATATgttacaataataatagtaagatAGGAATAAAATAAGAAGAATAAAAGAAAATTTTAATTATAGGTTGACTGAAACAATATTGCTACAACTGTTAGATATTGCTACAGTCATATGACTACATTCAACAGTACAGAAAACAAAGAGAAAAACAGACAAATGGTATGAAATTTATTTAATGGTTGCTCTGCAACttcattttatgcatttttcaaACTTTTACACAGCAGATAAAGACTAAAGAATAAATAgtatatattaatttttaatcCAAATCTTCAATAGATACATAGACTTGAGACATACCATAATGCACATCATTATTGCTGAACTTGTTTTTGCTCCTGTACAGACATCTCTAGAGATCCTGGCACGGTGTGTTTTGATCCTGATTAGGTTTTGATCTATACTCAGTTGATCCAGGAGTTGTAATACCAGCATGCTCATTTGTTTCAGTTTCACCATACGGTATAAATACTGAGGTTTGTGGCATTTTTCGGCCATGCATCCACATTGGCACTGGGTAGGGTCTGTATCGGGATCGGTAGCTAACGTTAAAAATAGGGGGGCCTTGAACCTGGTATGATACAGCGGAAGAGGTGGCAGCAGATGTGGTCAAGTAACTCTGTGGATAAGATGAGACACTTCCATGGGCTGAGACAAGCACACCCTGTGAAAATCACAtcaaatcattattttttttaatcaaattattgCATGCAAGTTAAAGGCAATAGAATCACACGACATATTTTGTTTACAATGTTTtgtctttttatatttttgtacattattatatattcttgtattttatttttagtccATGAACTATCAGCCTACCTGAGAAGTTGTTCTGTGCTGCTGAAAATCAGGCATGCCAATAAGTCTTCGTTGTGAGGATGAGACTGAAGTGGTGTAACCTTGACCCTCCCCTTCATTTGACCTTCTAGATAACCAAGAACCAGTTGCTTCAGATGCCAAAAGCGGAAGTGTTCCAACATAATTAAACTGGCATAAATTTGACAAGACATGTGGCGGCACACACAGAGAATTAATTAGGCCTGGAGTGGGGATGTAATAGTGCCGAGTGTGCGAACCCTTCTGAGAAACATCAGTCACATCATCTGCAAAATTGTGTTGTTCAGCATGTTTTTTATCCAAGGATAAATGGTCGGTACCCTCTTCACCATGCTTTTCTTTGCTGTTGACCCTTATGTTCTTTTCTCCTTGTATCTCCTCTTTCGAATCGTCCTTGGAGTCCTGCACCGTTGTTGAGATTTCTGTGGGATTTTGCTCATCTTGAGAAAATGAATGCTTTCCATTGTCATCCTTCTCATCTCCATATCCATCAGTGTCACTCTCATTCGTATCTGTAGAATAAATATATcataaatgtgactctggaccacaaaaccaattgtAAGTAGCAcagagatttttcttttatgccaaaatcatttggatattaagtagagatcatggtccatgaagatattttgtaaatttcctaccgtaaacatatcaaaacttaatttttcgattagtaatatgcattgctaggaacttcatttggacaactttaaaggcgattttctcaatatttggatttttttgctcccttagattccagattatcaaatagttgtatatcggccatataacaaatcatacatcattggaaagcttaattattccgattattttagaaatgtaacccttatgactggttttgttgtccagggtcaagTAAGTATAAAATTGTTTACAATAACCAACCGTTTAACAtctattataaattattaaaaggtataaatatatatttagtataaATCCCAAACGAACACCTGTTGAAGTTGATGTAACGACATTCGTTTCTTGAATTAGAGGATTTGATGAACTTTGGTCAAAAGACGAGTCGTCTGTGAACACATTGGCTTTTTTCGGTGCCACATCACACCTCTGATGCAACATCTGTTTcctaattatcaaaaaaaatacATATGTCAGTGGATATCAAAAAAAATTCAGACAGTGCTGATCTAAAGACCATTGAAAATCTTGAgatttttaaatctaatttaaacctggaaataaaaaaaacaagcatgATATAAATAAGAACACAAAGAAATATGATGTAAAGAAGAAGGATTTTGCATAAATCAAGTACATTTGTGATATTCATCATGTAAACTAATTTTTTTCCCAAAGGTTAGATTTGCTAAGTACAATGCACTCTTTGGATCAAAAATCATGCTGGAGAATATGATCATCAGGTTTTACACAAGTTTGTGTTCTTGCAGCTAGTACTGCTGtcattaatattaatttcagAGTCTGTcctcttttattttaatgttattcaGTTCAACTTTTCACTTCAGTATGctgataatattataaatattataaaacgtgttctgaaaaataaataaataaaaggcaaAATAGATGCATTTTAGAAGTGGCCATTAAACATAATTTATAGGCAtaaatctgaaagaaaaaaatatacctTTTCTCTCGTCTCCCATTTCCGGTATCTCGGAATCCTTTCGCAAATGGGTTATTATCGATTTTCAGCTGAGTTATCTGTAAAGGCATGGTTAACATGTCAGTAAAGATACCACATTTCTTAAGTGTATAAAAATTGTTTACAACTTTATTAGgctaatatgtgaccttggaccacaaaaccagttcaaattgagatttattcaacatctgaaagctttccattgatgtacggtttgttaggataggacaatatctggcaatattttgactttttgaaaatcaggaatctgagggtgcaaaaaaattctaaatattgagaaaatcgcctggtaagttgtccaaattaagttcttagcaatacatgttactaatcaaaaattaagttttgatatatttacagtagtaactttacaaaacattttcatggaacatgatatttacttaatatcctaatgattattttggctattgttacaaataaacccgtgctgctgaagactggttttgtggtccagggtcacaaatgtggttTGGGACACCAATAAAACGTTTAAATGTAACCTTTTCGTTCTGGTACGCCGTCACAGCGATAAATTCTGTCTCAGGAAACACGTAGGTTTTGAACGTGCTGTAAGGAAGCTTGAGGATGTCGTTGGCTCGAACGATATGAAACCTCGGCTGATATTTGTGCATGGAGTTTAATATGGTCTGCAAAACAAAAATCATATAATTTTGCTTAATTATTTCTTTTTTGTGTGCAACATTTCTTTTCAAATTCCACAAAATTACTTTTAGCACAGAAATAAAATGAGCTGCGCTATAGGCAACTTGTTGCATGTTGCGTATAGCGCTTGTTAACTTCTACACTTGCTTGGTGACAAAACCAAAATTATTCTTGAGGAATGAATCGCATCGGCGATATTAAATACTCACAAACCCATGTTTGTCAGATATATTGTTCGTCAGTT
Protein-coding regions in this window:
- the tbx3b gene encoding T-box transcription factor TBX3, with the protein product MAYHHFIPASPTDLTISSMLGQQSQLFPVGFGKQQFANVLHNSLRLALKEAASPAHLSVETRDRGLAPEDDPVVHLEGRELWGQFHRSGTEMVITKSGRRMFPAFKVRCSGLDRKARYILLMDIVAADDYRYKFNNSRWIVAGKADPEMPKRMYIHPDSPATGEQWMSKAVTFHKLKLTNNISDKHGFTILNSMHKYQPRFHIVRANDILKLPYSTFKTYVFPETEFIAVTAYQNEKITQLKIDNNPFAKGFRDTGNGRREKRKQMLHQRCDVAPKKANVFTDDSSFDQSSSNPLIQETNVVTSTSTDTNESDTDGYGDEKDDNGKHSFSQDEQNPTEISTTVQDSKDDSKEEIQGEKNIRVNSKEKHGEEGTDHLSLDKKHAEQHNFADDVTDVSQKGSHTRHYYIPTPGLINSLCVPPHVLSNLCQFNYVGTLPLLASEATGSWLSRRSNEGEGQGYTTSVSSSQRRLIGMPDFQQHRTTSQGVLVSAHGSVSSYPQSYLTTSAATSSAVSYQVQGPPIFNVSYRSRYRPYPVPMWMHGRKMPQTSVFIPYGETETNEHAGITTPGSTEYRSKPNQDQNTPCQDL